Part of the Sporomusa termitida genome, AGAACGTGATCTTAATTCTTGTCTGCGGATTACCGGTGTATTGAGCCTGATTATAGTCTGTGGAAAACTGGGGATTATATGGTTATGATCATGATTTCACTGCTGCCTGCCTGGGCGGATCTCTGTTTGACATACTAGAACTGCGATTTGAGGGTAAATAAACAGATGCTGATCTTCTTTTTTAGAGTGCTTCTTATTTCTTCATTCTTGATTACGGCAATTAAATTAGGAGATTGGAAAAACTGGCAAAGATATTATCCGACCATTCTATTTGTTATGGTTGTTAATTTGGCTTCAAGTTTTATAACTTATCATCATATTTTGTGGAACTATAATCCGGACATCTTCGTACGGACGCAAACAACCATAGAGCTCCTTAATGCGTTTGTTCTGCTGCCGGCAGTGGCCTTTATATTTTTGTCTTTGTTTCCGTTTGCGAGAAGCAAAGTTTATCAAGCCGGCTATATTGCATTATGGATTTTGATTTTCAGTTGCATAGAATTGGTCGCCCATTACATAGTCGGCAGTCTGTCTTATAAAAATCAATGGTCCTGGTTTGACTCCTTTATTTTTGATATTGCTTTGTTCTCCGTTACCCGGCTGCATTATTCGCGGCCATTTTGGGCCTGGGGGATCAGTCTGATCATTACGGTTATCATTTATACCGGTTTTGGCTTTAGCGCCGGTGAGTTTAAATAGAATCAAATAAGTATTGGACTACCCCTTCCCTGAGAAGGGGTTTCCTTATATACTAATACTATTAAGGAAAAACTTTCCGTCTATGGAGGTAATACCGGTGGAATATAAATATATGGAACAAAGTCGATTGCCAGCCTGTACCTTGGATGAAGCCTTATTTTTCAAGCTGTGGGAAATCTTTGGCCAGGATGGTGAATTTCTCTGGCATGCTGCTGTTGGCACCGGTGATGACCTCCTGGGCAAGAGAGAGGAGCGGTCAACACAGACTGTTCAGAGTCTGGACGAACTGATTGCCCTTGCTAAATCGTTGTCCCATATTGATCAGCTCTCACTGACAATTGAAGTACCGGACCAAGGCACAATGGCTTTGTCTTTTAAGAATTTTGTTCCTGTCAGTGGCAGGATCATTGTCACCGGCCAGGAGGAAAAGTGGGTACAGGACCGTTTTGATGCCTGTTTAGCCCTGTTCAATGCCAGAAAAAAGGATTTGAATACATTAATCTATACCCGGCTGGGATTTGGCGTTGTTCAAACAGTCATACCGCTAAGCAGTATGTTTGTCGTTGTTATGCTGGCGGCCGGTCTGTTGATTCCTGCGGAAATCAGGCATAGTGAATGGTTGTGGTGGATAACGGCTGCGACCGTTGTTATTACTCTGCGCCTGGCCTATACTGTATCAGATAAGCTTATTTTGTATTGTATGGCAAACTACCCGTATATAAAGTGGCAAGAGCGCTAGTACCTTATCAGCTCTCGCCATTATTCTACCGCTTTAGAGCTGACAAGCTGCTAGCATAAACGCCCTGCCTGCCGCATACATACTACTGTAGCTGCGGAAGGAGGGAAAAAGATGATTATTAACTTGCGCCGCCTGTTTGATCACCGGAATATTTTTTACAGCATCATCGGCTTGTTTGCGATATCGGCTATGTATGTGCAAGTGACAGATGTAATTGCCGGCGGTCCAATGGCTATTGCCGGAACGCGTACCGACCAAAAGGTAGTAGCACTTACATTTGACCATTCGTGGGGCAATAAGTTTACACCGTCGATATTAGATACATTACAGAAAAATAATATTAAATCGACATTCTTTATTATGGGGCCCTGGGCTACGAAGTTTCCGGAAGTAGCTCAGCGTATTGCCAAAGACGGACATGAAGTGGCAAGTCATGGTTACCGGCATGAAAACTACGGCGACATGTCACCGGAGTGGATCAAAGAAGATATTTCAAAAGCCCATGCCCAGATTAAAGAGGTTACCGGCGCCGAGCCACGGCTGCTGCGGCCGCCGAATGGCCACTATAACCAGAAGTCACTAAAAGTTACCGATGAACTAGGTTATAAAACAATTATCTGGAATGTGGATTCACTGGACTGGAAAAACCCCGGGCGGGATGTCATTGTTGAGCGGGTCATGAAAAGACTTAAACCGGGCGCGATTGTACTCATGCATGCGTCCGATACCCCTGTGCAAACAGCTGAGGCGTTGCCGATTCTGATTGAACGGATTAAGGCTGAGGGGTATACTTTTGTCACTGTCGGCGAGCTGTTAGAAAAGTACGGGGATAAAGGGATACAGAGACATTAATAGGACTGAACCAAGAGTGGAGTTTCCACGCGCTTGTAATGTCTGGTGGGGAGCCGGCCATTGCACGGACGCGGGGGAGTGATCACTCTTTTACTTTTATTAGATCTGTGCAGGAATTTGGCGATATATAGCGAAACTGATATGATTGCATAAAGTACCAGGGTTATGCCGATAACTAAAATTACTGGCAGTTCCTGAGTGCTTGCTACACAGTGTGAGGTATGATGCCTTATATACAACTGCTGAATGATCAGTTGGCAGCGGCTGGCTATGGCCTGCGCCTTTTGAGCATGTACCCGGCTTGAATTTTTCCGCTGTGGGTGTATGAGGCCTTAATCCAAATAGCGCTAATTAGAGGAGGATTCCACGTGACGACAGGAAACCAGGAAATGATTTTAGTAATGGATTTTGGCGGCCAATACAGCCAGCTGATTGCCAGACGAATCCGCGAATGCGGGGTTTATTGCGAAATAGTCCCTTTTAATACCAATATTGAAAAAATTCGTCAGCTGGCACCTAAAGGTATTGTTTTTTCGGGTGGTCCGTCAAGTGTATACGGCGACGATGCGCCCAAATGTGATTCGCAGGTATTTGAAATTAACTTACCGGTGCTGGGAATTTGTTATGGTATGCAGTTGACGGCCCATACACTGGGCGGCAAAGTGGCCCATGCCACTACGCGCGAATATGGCAATACCCGCCTGTATGTCGATAAAAATGAGGGTATATTTGCGGCTATCGACCCGGAGACACAAGTGTGGATGAGCCACGGTGATTATATTACCGAACCGCCGGCCGGATTTTCGGTTACGGCTCACACTGGCAGCACCCCGGTGGCAGCTATGGAAAATCGCAGCCGGGGGATTTACGGCGTACAGTTCCACCCGGAGGTAGTCCATACTCCGGAAGGAATGAGAATGCTCAAAAACTTTTTATTCAATATTTGCCATTGTACCGGTAACTGGAATATGGGCTCTTTTGTTGATCAGGCTATTGCCAGAATTAGGGCCCAAGTGGGCAATAAACGCGTATTGTGCGCATTAAGCGGCGGGGTGGATTCCTCCGTTGCGGCTGTTTTGGTGCACCGGGCAATCGGTGACCAACTGACCTGCGTATTTGTTAATCATGGCTTTTTACGCAAAGGAGAGGCTGAGCAGGTTGTTAAAACCTTCCGGGACGGCTTTAAAATGAATCTAGTGTATGTAGACGCTGTTGACCGCTTCATGGCGCGGCTGAACGGCATTACTGAACCGGAAGCAAAACGCAAAATTATTGGTGAGGAATTTATCAGGGTGTTTGAAGTAGAGGCCGCTAAATTAGGTGAAATCGACTATCTGGTGCAGGGCACGTTATACCCTGATGTTATTGAAAGTGGCACTGCCACGGCTGCTGTCATTAAGAGTCATCATAATGTTGGCGGTTTGCCTGAAGATATGAAGTTTGAGCTGATTGAGCCGCTAAGGGATTTATTTAAGGATGAAGTGCGGGCCTTAGGTCTTGAAATCAATTTGACTGAGGATATCGTTTATC contains:
- the guaA gene encoding glutamine-hydrolyzing GMP synthase, with protein sequence MILVMDFGGQYSQLIARRIRECGVYCEIVPFNTNIEKIRQLAPKGIVFSGGPSSVYGDDAPKCDSQVFEINLPVLGICYGMQLTAHTLGGKVAHATTREYGNTRLYVDKNEGIFAAIDPETQVWMSHGDYITEPPAGFSVTAHTGSTPVAAMENRSRGIYGVQFHPEVVHTPEGMRMLKNFLFNICHCTGNWNMGSFVDQAIARIRAQVGNKRVLCALSGGVDSSVAAVLVHRAIGDQLTCVFVNHGFLRKGEAEQVVKTFRDGFKMNLVYVDAVDRFMARLNGITEPEAKRKIIGEEFIRVFEVEAAKLGEIDYLVQGTLYPDVIESGTATAAVIKSHHNVGGLPEDMKFELIEPLRDLFKDEVRALGLEINLTEDIVYRQPFPGPGLAIRIIGEITEERLEILREADAIVYQEIKQAGLYRKVWQSFAVLPAMKSVGVMGDERTYAYTVGLRIVESEDGMTADWVRLPYEVLDAISRRIVNEVKGVNRIVYDITSKPPSTIEWE
- a CDS encoding CBO0543 family protein, whose amino-acid sequence is MVVNLASSFITYHHILWNYNPDIFVRTQTTIELLNAFVLLPAVAFIFLSLFPFARSKVYQAGYIALWILIFSCIELVAHYIVGSLSYKNQWSWFDSFIFDIALFSVTRLHYSRPFWAWGISLIITVIIYTGFGFSAGEFK
- the pdaB gene encoding polysaccharide deacetylase family sporulation protein PdaB, translating into MIINLRRLFDHRNIFYSIIGLFAISAMYVQVTDVIAGGPMAIAGTRTDQKVVALTFDHSWGNKFTPSILDTLQKNNIKSTFFIMGPWATKFPEVAQRIAKDGHEVASHGYRHENYGDMSPEWIKEDISKAHAQIKEVTGAEPRLLRPPNGHYNQKSLKVTDELGYKTIIWNVDSLDWKNPGRDVIVERVMKRLKPGAIVLMHASDTPVQTAEALPILIERIKAEGYTFVTVGELLEKYGDKGIQRH